The following are from one region of the Centropristis striata isolate RG_2023a ecotype Rhode Island chromosome 19, C.striata_1.0, whole genome shotgun sequence genome:
- the LOC131992676 gene encoding torsin-1A-like isoform X1 has protein sequence MDPRKRHLLLLWILTCSAGKTEAIEPISTSIAVGMAAALTGFLASYQNIFYYFHECCRPEWISFNKTALEVDLENKLFGQHIASRIILKAVNGFMSNENPKKPLVLSLHGWTGTGKNFVSQLIANSVYKEGIDSSFVHIFTSELHFPHASQFDTYKSQLQQWIKGNVTNCAHSMFIFDEMDKMHPGLIDSIKPYLDYYDKLDGVSYRKAIFIFLSNAGGESITQTALDFWKAGRDREEIELRDLETLLSLAVFNNKKSGLWHTSLIDKNLVDFFVPFLPLEYRHVVQCAMAEMKARGLTPDKNVADQVARDVVYFPKSERVFSVKGCKTIESKLDYYT, from the exons ATGGACCCGAGGAAGCGacacctcctgctgctgtggATTCTTACCTGCTCCGCCGGCAAAACAGAGGCGATCGAGCCCATCAGCACCAGCATAGCGGTGGGCATGGCTGCGGCTCTGACCGGGTTTTTAGCCAGCTACCAGAACATTTTCTACTATTTCCATGAATGCTGTCGACCCGAGTGGATTTCTTTCAACAAGACAG CTCTCGAAGTCGACctggaaaacaaactgtttgggCAGCACATCGCGTCACGAATCATCCTGAAAGCTGTAAATGGATTCATGAGCAACGAGAATCCGAAGAAGCCCCTGGTGCTCTCTCTGCACGGATGGACCGGCACAGGGAAGAACTTTGTTAGCCAGCTGATCGCTAACAGCGTTTACAAAGAGGGGATAGACAGCAGCTTTGTTCATATATTCACATCTGAACTTCACTTCCCACATGCGAGCCAATTTGATACCTACAAG TCTCAGCTTCAGCAGTGGATCAAAGGTAATGTCACCAACTGTGCACACTCCATGTTCATCTTTGACGAGATGGACAAGATGCATCCTGGCTTGATTGACAGCATAAAGCCGTACCTGGACTACTACGACAAGCTGGATGGAGTTTCTTATCGGAAAGCCATCTTCATCTTCCTCAG CAATGCTGGAGGGGAGAGCATCACACAGACGGCTTTAGATTTCTGGAAAGCAGGAAGAGATCGAGAAGAAATCGAGCTGAGGGATCTGGAAACATTGCTCTCTCTAGCAGTGttcaacaacaagaaaa GTGGCTTGTGGCATACAAGTTTGATTGACAAGAACCTGGTGGACTTTTTTGTCCCCTTTCTGCCTCTGGAGTACCGGCACGTCGTCCAGTGTGCCATGGCCGAGATGAAAGCCAGAGGACTTACGCCAGACAAGAACGTGGCGGACCAGGTGGCCAGAGATGTAGTGTACTTCCCTAAATCTGAGAGAGTGTTTTCTGTCAAAGGCTGTAAGACGATAGAGAGCAAGTTGGACTACTACACATAA
- the LOC131992676 gene encoding torsin-1A-like isoform X2, translating to MKSAHLCLLLYVFSSASVLVYAFEPITTTVVLGIGAALGRTIYNYLHESCDSKWIAFNATALEVDLENKLFGQHIASRIILKAVNGFMSNENPKKPLVLSLHGWTGTGKNFVSQLIANSVYKEGIDSSFVHIFTSELHFPHASQFDTYKSQLQQWIKGNVTNCAHSMFIFDEMDKMHPGLIDSIKPYLDYYDKLDGVSYRKAIFIFLSNAGGESITQTALDFWKAGRDREEIELRDLETLLSLAVFNNKKSGLWHTSLIDKNLVDFFVPFLPLEYRHVVQCAMAEMKARGLTPDKNVADQVARDVVYFPKSERVFSVKGCKTIESKLDYYT from the exons ATGAAATCGGCAcacttgtgtttgttgttgtacgTCTTTTCGTCAGCCAGCGTGCTGGTTTACGCGTTTGAGCCAATCACAACAACAGTGGTGCTAGGTATCGGTGCGGCTCTGGGGCGGACGATCTACAATTATTTACACGAAAGTTGCGATTCCAAATGGATAGCCTTTAATGCAACAG CTCTCGAAGTCGACctggaaaacaaactgtttgggCAGCACATCGCGTCACGAATCATCCTGAAAGCTGTAAATGGATTCATGAGCAACGAGAATCCGAAGAAGCCCCTGGTGCTCTCTCTGCACGGATGGACCGGCACAGGGAAGAACTTTGTTAGCCAGCTGATCGCTAACAGCGTTTACAAAGAGGGGATAGACAGCAGCTTTGTTCATATATTCACATCTGAACTTCACTTCCCACATGCGAGCCAATTTGATACCTACAAG TCTCAGCTTCAGCAGTGGATCAAAGGTAATGTCACCAACTGTGCACACTCCATGTTCATCTTTGACGAGATGGACAAGATGCATCCTGGCTTGATTGACAGCATAAAGCCGTACCTGGACTACTACGACAAGCTGGATGGAGTTTCTTATCGGAAAGCCATCTTCATCTTCCTCAG CAATGCTGGAGGGGAGAGCATCACACAGACGGCTTTAGATTTCTGGAAAGCAGGAAGAGATCGAGAAGAAATCGAGCTGAGGGATCTGGAAACATTGCTCTCTCTAGCAGTGttcaacaacaagaaaa GTGGCTTGTGGCATACAAGTTTGATTGACAAGAACCTGGTGGACTTTTTTGTCCCCTTTCTGCCTCTGGAGTACCGGCACGTCGTCCAGTGTGCCATGGCCGAGATGAAAGCCAGAGGACTTACGCCAGACAAGAACGTGGCGGACCAGGTGGCCAGAGATGTAGTGTACTTCCCTAAATCTGAGAGAGTGTTTTCTGTCAAAGGCTGTAAGACGATAGAGAGCAAGTTGGACTACTACACATAA